One window of the Colletotrichum destructivum chromosome 4, complete sequence genome contains the following:
- a CDS encoding Putative NUDIX hydrolase domain-containing protein gives MHLSWLWFILGLSLIVGANPVKPSSPKSGKPGSSKPVKSGSINEGDSRLRCGVVAFEPDGRVWMVASKKDGYILPKGGYDEDEDSNMHDCVEREAKEEAGVEVDRDSIEALPVKDGSVHWFKCTVSSHGARTDPELAKRKPPKAYSVPKAWEMLKKGDQEKKQGMHKALRAATEE, from the exons ATGCATCTGTCTTGGTTATGGTTTATCTTGGGTCTTTCCCTTATTGTTGGGGCGAACCCAGTCAAGCCATCCTCGCCAAAATCAGGAAAGCCAGGCTCGTCGAAACCAGTAAAGTCAGGCTCAA TCAACGAAGGCGACTCGCGGCTTCGCTGTGGCGTTGTTGCGTTTGAACCTGATGGCCGTGTCTGGATGGTTGCTTCCAAGAAAGACGGTTACATCCTGCCAAAGGGTGGAtatgacgaagacgaagattCAAATATGCACGACTGTGTAGAACGCGAGGCCAAAGAGGAAGCTGGGGTTGAAGTCGATCGTGATTCTATCGAAGCTCTTCCCGTCAAAGACGGCTCGGTGCACTGGTTCAAGTGCACAGTATCGAGCCATGGAGCCCGTACTGACCCTGAACTGGCAAAACGCAAACCACCAAAGGCATACTCCGTCCCAAAAGCATGGGAAATGCTGAAGAAAGGTGACCAGGAAAAGAAGCAAGGCATGCATAAAGCCCTTCGCGCTGCAACTGAAGAATAG
- a CDS encoding Putative D-isomer specific 2-hydroxyacid dehydrogenase, NAD-binding domain-containing protein, which yields MAHGLGGRSEVLLVLMPWDLPDDLVQDLNTTSPGIQVITYRVGFYDKAPPVEIPQATWERVTALFTWMAFPTPEQAPCLQYVQLLAAGCNHVSDMPIFHGTDVVFCTANGVHPPQISEWVIATFLSFQHHLYEYWENQKRRTWVMPEHDGDTQDAVGLRMGVLGYGSIGRQCARLADALGMSVYAYTARERPSAASRVDDSYVEPGLGDPAGEIPSRWFHGRAQLNNFLAEIDLLVITLSLTPATKGIIAREQLRALGKRKAFLVNVARGAVVDTDDLVAALNEGTIKGAALDVTDPEPLPPDHPLWTAKNVIITPHVSCNSTHYNERVLRILAENLKRRAQGKRMLNVVDKSSGY from the exons ATGGCACACGGCCTTGGCGGTAGGTCAGaagtcctcctcgtcttAATGCCATGGGACCTGCCGGACGACCTTGTCCAAGACCTGAATACCACAAGCCCGGGTATCCAAGTCATCACATACCGGGTAGGCTTCTACGACAAAGCACCCCCCGTTGAGATCCCGCAGGCGACGTGGGAAAGAGTCACCGCGCTGTTCACGTGGATGGCCTTCCCAACACCAGAGCAAGCGCCGTGTCTGCAATACGTGCAGCTTCTCGCCGCTGGCTGCAACCACGTGTCAGACATGCCCATCTTCCACGGCACCGATGTTGTTTTCTGCACGGCGAATGGAGTGCATCC ACCGCAGATCTCAGAATGGGTCATTGCCACATTCCTCAGCTTTCAGCATCATT TATATGAGTATTGGGAGAACCAGAAGCGGCGGACGTGGGTGATGCCGGAGCACGACGGAGACACGCAGGATGCCGTCGGTCTGAGAAT GGGTGTCCTTGGCTACGGCAGCATCGGCCGCCAGTGCGCGAGACTTGCCGACGCACTAGGCATGAGTGTCTACGCGTACACCGCGCGCGAGAGGCCGAGTGCCGCGTCGCGCGTGGACGATTCGTACGTCgagcccggcctcggcgacccgGCCGGCGAGATCCCTTCCCGCTGGTTCCACGGCCGCGCGCAGCTGAACAACTTCTTGGCCGAGATCGACCTGCTGGTCATTACCCTGTCGTTGACCCCGGCCACCAAGGGCATCATCGCGAGGGAGCAACTGCGGGCCCTCGGGAAGCGAAAGGCGTTCCTGGTCAATGTTGCGAGAGGAGCCGTCGTCGATACGGACGACTTGGTCGCCGCGCTCAACGAAGGGACGATCAAGGGGGCCGCCCTGGACGTCACTGATCCCGAACCGCTGCCTCCGGACCACCCGCTGTGGACTGCCAAGAACGTCATCATCACGCCGCACGTCAGCTGCAACTCTACTCACTACAACGAGAGGGTTCTCAGGATCCTGGCCGAGAACCTCAAGCGGCGGGCGCAGGGGAAGAGGATGCTCAACGTGGTGGATAAGTCCTCGGGATATTAG